From Propionispora vibrioides, one genomic window encodes:
- a CDS encoding 3'-5' exoribonuclease YhaM family protein: MENKKICDMKPGDSVQTFFLIKAVDCKTSNNNKRYLDITLSDQTGEMNAKLWDCSPADEAQYVARSLIKVKGAVFEWQGKLQLKIEKLRLAGSEDGLVIANFVPVAPRDAEGMYAELLQFVRKIEHADLNAIVSFIIDDCKKKLLIYPAAKSNHHAVRSGLLYHILTMLQLGEQTCRIYPLLNKDLLFAGIILHDIAKLDEMDAGEWGIVSEYTAEGELLGHIVQGIKLIDRVARKVGAGEEASLLLQHMILSHHYEPEFGSPKRPMIPEAEMLHHLDLIDARMYDMQKVLGNTPPGRFSEKVWLLQNRKLYKAAAGNPEEPV, translated from the coding sequence ATGGAAAACAAGAAGATTTGTGATATGAAGCCTGGCGACAGTGTACAGACCTTTTTTCTAATTAAAGCGGTTGATTGCAAAACCTCGAATAATAATAAACGCTATTTAGATATTACCCTGTCTGACCAGACGGGAGAAATGAATGCTAAACTATGGGATTGCAGTCCGGCAGACGAAGCTCAGTACGTGGCCCGTTCCTTGATTAAGGTAAAGGGTGCCGTATTTGAATGGCAGGGGAAATTGCAGCTCAAGATAGAGAAGCTCCGGCTGGCCGGGTCGGAAGACGGGCTGGTGATTGCCAATTTTGTGCCGGTGGCTCCCCGTGATGCCGAAGGGATGTATGCCGAACTGCTGCAGTTTGTCAGAAAAATTGAACATGCCGATCTGAACGCCATTGTCAGTTTTATCATCGACGATTGTAAGAAGAAACTGCTGATTTACCCGGCGGCCAAGAGTAATCACCATGCCGTGCGGTCCGGTCTTTTGTATCACATTCTTACCATGCTGCAGCTTGGCGAACAAACATGCCGGATTTATCCGTTACTGAATAAGGATTTGCTGTTTGCCGGTATCATTTTGCACGATATTGCCAAGCTGGATGAAATGGATGCGGGAGAATGGGGCATTGTTTCCGAGTATACCGCCGAGGGGGAATTGCTGGGCCATATTGTGCAGGGAATCAAGCTGATTGACCGGGTAGCCCGGAAGGTCGGCGCCGGCGAGGAGGCTTCCCTGCTGCTGCAGCACATGATTCTTTCCCATCATTATGAGCCGGAGTTCGGCAGTCCCAAACGCCCGATGATTCCGGAGGCGGAAATGCTGCACCATCTCGATTTGATTGATGCCCGGATGTACGATATGCAAAAGGTACTGGGGAATACCCCGCCCGGCCGGTTCTCGGAAAAGGTGTGGTTGCTGCAAAACCGGAAGCTCTATAAAGCGGCGGCCGGCAACCCGGAGGAACCGGTATAA
- a CDS encoding DUF4127 family protein, with protein MDERNGGGCLVVGVMKRGAGRWMSRLLLCWSFVLLCFAGGAIGRGEAKSIVYIPADDRPVSLGYVVDTLQAASCQLIVPPAELLAGRGRTGKPEALWQWLAEQAPAADAFVLSGDTLIYGGLVDSRTHELPGFILEGRLQRFAGLRLMNARAPVYVFATLMRSPKMSVGGMEPVYYEKYGGALFQLTALQDEAELRGLSEEEQSKLQSLEASLPQEYLSDWLERRAKNYQIDTGLLALLKQKQLDYLLLGRDDTSPFSRSHQEFRSLQPLVRDLPAGTFASFPGADQLGMVLLTRASNRLAGKRPAVYVRYAAGAGPDTVASYEDQPLGLTVVDHIKAAGGRVAATAQQADLVLYLNTPLTGKTEEADVFTNLPVREERTEKLAQQMAEDIRAGRPVAMADVAYANGADNSLLQAMFKQGLLDKLAAYSGWNTASNTLGYALGQGLLARNMDDKERKRLLAVRYLEDWAYQANIRPEVCWEVVYLNQGRTEYLSWLNPEAAARTNEKLQRFARRFLWIDPAAIRVAYPWDRMFDLAVVVAP; from the coding sequence ATGGATGAGCGTAACGGGGGAGGTTGCCTGGTGGTCGGGGTTATGAAGCGTGGGGCTGGCCGATGGATGAGCAGGCTATTGCTTTGCTGGAGTTTTGTCCTGTTATGTTTCGCCGGCGGGGCAATTGGCCGCGGCGAGGCTAAAAGCATTGTGTATATACCGGCCGACGACCGGCCGGTATCACTGGGTTATGTGGTTGATACGCTGCAGGCTGCAAGCTGTCAGTTGATTGTGCCGCCGGCCGAATTGTTGGCCGGACGGGGCCGAACCGGTAAGCCGGAGGCTTTGTGGCAGTGGCTGGCGGAGCAGGCGCCGGCCGCCGATGCATTTGTTTTATCCGGCGATACCTTGATTTATGGCGGTCTGGTCGATTCCCGCACCCATGAATTGCCAGGCTTTATACTGGAAGGGCGGCTGCAGCGGTTCGCCGGGCTGCGCCTCATGAATGCACGGGCGCCCGTTTATGTTTTTGCCACTCTGATGCGGTCACCGAAAATGAGTGTCGGCGGCATGGAGCCGGTCTATTACGAAAAATACGGCGGTGCTTTGTTCCAGCTTACGGCTTTGCAGGATGAGGCCGAGCTGCGGGGGTTGTCGGAGGAAGAGCAAAGCAAGCTGCAAAGCCTGGAGGCGTCTCTTCCGCAGGAATATCTGAGTGACTGGCTGGAGCGGCGGGCTAAGAACTATCAAATCGATACCGGGTTGCTGGCTCTGCTCAAACAAAAACAATTGGATTACCTCTTGCTGGGACGGGACGATACCTCACCCTTTTCCCGTTCCCATCAGGAGTTTCGGTCGTTACAGCCTTTGGTGAGGGATTTGCCGGCAGGCACTTTCGCTTCTTTCCCCGGTGCCGACCAGTTAGGCATGGTGCTGTTGACGCGAGCTTCTAACCGCCTGGCCGGCAAGCGGCCGGCCGTGTACGTCCGTTATGCTGCCGGGGCCGGGCCGGATACGGTGGCCAGCTACGAGGACCAGCCGTTGGGGCTTACGGTGGTTGATCACATTAAGGCGGCCGGTGGCCGGGTGGCTGCCACAGCGCAGCAAGCCGACCTGGTTCTTTACTTGAATACGCCGCTTACCGGTAAGACCGAGGAGGCCGATGTATTTACCAACCTGCCGGTCAGGGAAGAGCGAACGGAGAAGCTGGCGCAGCAAATGGCCGAGGATATCCGGGCCGGCCGGCCGGTGGCTATGGCCGACGTGGCCTACGCAAACGGCGCCGATAATTCACTGCTGCAGGCCATGTTCAAACAGGGCTTGCTGGATAAGCTGGCTGCTTATTCGGGCTGGAACACGGCCAGCAATACTCTGGGTTATGCACTGGGACAGGGCTTGCTGGCCCGTAATATGGATGATAAGGAACGGAAACGGCTTCTTGCCGTCCGTTATTTGGAGGACTGGGCTTATCAGGCTAATATCCGCCCGGAGGTTTGCTGGGAAGTGGTGTATCTTAACCAGGGCAGAACGGAATATCTAAGCTGGCTTAATCCTGAGGCCGCCGCCCGAACCAACGAGAAGCTGCAACGGTTTGCCCGGCGTTTTCTCTGGATTGACCCTGCCGCTATCCGTGTTGCGTATCCCTGGGACCGCATGTTTGACCTGGCAGTGGTTGTGGCTCCCTAA
- a CDS encoding N-acyl-D-amino-acid deacylase family protein has product MRILIKNGRLADGSGRSLFPADVVIEGERLACISPVGREGDFDRVIEAEGLVVAPGFIDTHSHSDLAVLLNPVLEPKLCQGITTEVLGQDGISLAPLPVEYVSPWRKNLAGLDGDSDRIDWTYKTTGGYLQLLEQNGVGLNEAYLVPHGNVRMEAMGLDNRLPTALELERMQDIVRRELEAGAFGLSSGLIYMPCAYAGRQELVSLCQVVAGYDGVFVVHQRSEADTVLESMEEILDIGRQSGVKVHFSHFKICGVKNWRYLEPMLHLLDKAAREGIRVSFDQYPYAAGSTMLGVILPPWAHDGGTDKLLGRLQDREARRRMIRDIEQGLPGWDNFWDFAGPDQIYVTSVKTAANRDLVGKNLVEIAGMRGKNVYDAAFDLLNEEGNAVGMVDFYGKEDQVIRILQRPEQNVCTDGLLGGKPHPRVYGSFPKVLGQYVREEKVLTLEAAVRKMTGKPAEAFGLRERGLLKPGYFADVVIFNPNTVRDRGTYIEPAQYPMGIEYVFVNGGLALDDGRPTGKLSGKVLRK; this is encoded by the coding sequence ATGAGGATATTGATTAAGAACGGCCGCCTGGCGGATGGCAGTGGACGATCGCTTTTCCCGGCCGATGTGGTGATTGAAGGCGAGCGACTGGCTTGTATTAGTCCGGTTGGCAGGGAGGGTGACTTTGACCGGGTGATCGAAGCCGAAGGACTGGTGGTGGCACCGGGTTTTATTGATACGCATAGCCACTCCGACCTGGCAGTGCTGCTCAATCCCGTGCTCGAACCCAAGCTGTGTCAGGGAATTACAACGGAGGTGCTGGGGCAGGACGGTATTTCATTGGCGCCGTTGCCGGTGGAATATGTGTCGCCCTGGCGAAAAAACCTGGCCGGGCTGGACGGCGACAGCGACCGGATAGACTGGACTTATAAAACCACTGGCGGCTATCTGCAGCTGCTGGAACAGAATGGTGTCGGGCTTAATGAGGCCTATCTGGTACCTCACGGCAATGTACGGATGGAAGCTATGGGGCTGGATAACCGTCTGCCGACGGCGCTGGAACTGGAGCGGATGCAGGACATTGTCCGGCGGGAACTGGAGGCCGGCGCGTTTGGCTTGTCCAGTGGCTTGATTTATATGCCTTGTGCCTACGCCGGCCGACAAGAGCTGGTATCGCTGTGCCAGGTGGTTGCCGGCTATGACGGGGTATTTGTCGTGCACCAGCGCAGCGAAGCGGACACCGTATTGGAATCGATGGAGGAAATTCTGGATATAGGCCGGCAGTCGGGTGTCAAGGTACATTTTTCTCATTTTAAGATTTGCGGTGTTAAAAACTGGCGTTATCTGGAGCCCATGCTACACTTACTGGATAAAGCCGCCCGGGAGGGTATAAGGGTCTCTTTTGATCAATATCCTTACGCTGCCGGCAGCACCATGCTGGGGGTTATCCTGCCACCCTGGGCTCATGACGGCGGCACCGACAAACTGCTCGGACGTCTGCAGGACCGGGAGGCGCGGCGGCGCATGATTCGCGATATCGAGCAAGGCCTGCCGGGCTGGGATAACTTCTGGGATTTTGCCGGACCGGATCAGATTTATGTTACCAGTGTGAAGACAGCTGCTAACCGCGATCTGGTTGGTAAGAACCTGGTGGAGATCGCCGGTATGCGCGGCAAAAATGTGTATGACGCGGCTTTTGATCTGTTGAACGAAGAGGGCAATGCCGTCGGCATGGTGGATTTTTATGGCAAGGAAGACCAGGTGATTCGCATTCTGCAGCGACCCGAGCAAAATGTCTGCACCGACGGACTATTGGGCGGCAAGCCCCATCCACGGGTATACGGTTCTTTCCCCAAGGTACTGGGCCAGTATGTGCGGGAAGAAAAGGTGCTTACTCTAGAAGCGGCTGTTCGCAAAATGACCGGTAAACCGGCTGAAGCTTTCGGCCTGCGGGAGCGGGGACTGCTAAAGCCGGGATATTTTGCCGATGTGGTTATTTTTAATCCCAATACTGTCCGGGATAGAGGTACTTATATTGAGCCGGCTCAATATCCTATGGGGATAGAGTATGTATTTGTTAACGGTGGCTTAGCCTTAGATGATGGCCGGCCAACCGGGAAGCTTAGCGGTAAGGTGTTGAGAAAATAG
- a CDS encoding YgeY family selenium metabolism-linked hydrolase — translation MLNQQREQEIIELCRELVQCRSYSGEEGDAADRLQQAFASLGYDAFWRDRYGNMIGCIRGNRPGKRLLFDGHLDTVPVVDAAQWRYAPFGAEVEAGRIYGRGTSDMKGAVSAMTAAAAYFAADSRRNFPGEIYVAGVVHEECFEGVSAREISRRIQPDYVVIGEASELNLKRGQRGRAEIVVETYGKPAHSANPQWGVNAVYLMAEMVRRIRQLTPPAHNVMGAGIMELTDIKSSPYPGASVVPDYCRATYDRRLLVGETPASVLKPLQELLAAMERENPECKASVGFAAGKERCYTGAEIEGERFFPGWLYEKEEPFITAAWEGLLRAGLTPELTQYSFCTNGSHYAGEAGIPTIGFGPSRENLAHTIDEYIEIDQLLQAAAAYYGILAAVLR, via the coding sequence ATGCTAAATCAGCAACGGGAGCAGGAGATTATTGAACTCTGCCGGGAACTGGTGCAATGCCGAAGTTATTCCGGTGAGGAAGGAGACGCGGCTGACCGGTTGCAGCAAGCCTTTGCCAGCTTGGGCTACGATGCTTTTTGGCGTGACCGGTATGGCAATATGATTGGTTGCATTAGAGGAAACCGGCCAGGAAAAAGGCTGTTATTTGATGGACATTTGGATACTGTGCCGGTGGTGGATGCCGCTCAATGGCGCTATGCGCCGTTTGGGGCCGAAGTGGAAGCGGGGCGCATCTATGGCCGGGGCACTTCCGATATGAAGGGCGCCGTCAGTGCCATGACGGCGGCGGCCGCTTATTTTGCCGCTGACAGCCGCCGTAACTTTCCCGGTGAAATCTACGTGGCCGGTGTTGTACACGAAGAGTGCTTCGAGGGGGTGTCCGCCAGGGAAATCAGCCGGCGAATTCAACCCGACTATGTGGTTATTGGTGAAGCATCGGAGCTTAACTTAAAACGGGGACAGCGGGGGAGAGCGGAGATTGTGGTGGAAACCTATGGAAAACCGGCCCACTCGGCCAATCCGCAGTGGGGAGTCAACGCTGTCTATCTTATGGCTGAAATGGTGCGACGCATCCGTCAATTAACGCCGCCGGCCCATAACGTAATGGGAGCCGGCATTATGGAACTGACCGACATCAAGTCCTCACCCTATCCCGGTGCTTCGGTGGTGCCTGATTATTGCCGGGCAACCTATGACCGCCGTCTGCTGGTCGGGGAAACGCCGGCCTCGGTATTGAAGCCGTTGCAGGAGCTGCTGGCGGCAATGGAGCGGGAAAATCCGGAGTGTAAGGCATCCGTTGGCTTTGCTGCCGGCAAGGAGCGTTGCTATACCGGGGCAGAAATCGAAGGGGAACGGTTTTTCCCCGGCTGGCTGTACGAAAAGGAGGAGCCTTTTATTACGGCGGCCTGGGAAGGACTGCTCCGGGCCGGTCTGACGCCGGAACTGACACAATACTCCTTCTGCACGAACGGCAGTCATTACGCCGGGGAGGCCGGTATCCCCACGATCGGGTTCGGACCTTCCCGGGAGAATCTGGCTCATACGATTGACGAATATATTGAAATTGACCAGCTGCTGCAGGCGGCGGCCGCTTATTACGGCATTCTGGCCGCGGTATTGAGGTGA
- the dpaL gene encoding diaminopropionate ammonia-lyase produces MNQVAWLKSTLKRQQGTDVAFLGPAALAEVAQFHSSFSQYQVTPLRSLQGLADKLGVGGIYVKDESYRFGLNAFKVMGASYAIGKYLAGRLGKDLGALPFAVLSSAAVRETLGEITFVTATDGNHGRGVAWTARVLGQKAVVYMPKGSSLTRLQHIQSEGAEASITELNYDEAVDMAAEQAGHNGWVVVQDTAWEGYETIPVWIMQGYAHIAAEIIDQFRQMGPERPTHVFLQAGVGSFAAAIAGHFIAAFGTERPVMVLVEPNQADCFYRSVLAADGRERSVSGDMATIMAGLACGKPNPLSWSIIRDYGDMFFSCPDWVTAKGMRVLGNSVGQDERVIAGESGAVGAGLLAALLERKELWEARMALGLDQHSRVLLISTEGDTDPASYRKIVWDGAYPSWQEGENPC; encoded by the coding sequence ATGAATCAGGTAGCTTGGCTAAAGAGTACCCTGAAAAGACAGCAAGGCACCGATGTAGCCTTCCTTGGCCCGGCGGCGCTGGCTGAAGTGGCGCAGTTTCACAGCAGCTTTTCCCAGTATCAGGTCACACCGCTCCGCTCTTTACAGGGTTTGGCGGATAAGCTGGGGGTGGGCGGCATCTATGTCAAAGATGAGTCTTACCGGTTTGGACTGAATGCCTTTAAGGTTATGGGGGCATCGTATGCTATTGGCAAATATCTGGCCGGCCGGCTGGGCAAAGACCTGGGAGCGCTGCCGTTTGCCGTTCTGTCTTCGGCGGCCGTCCGGGAAACGCTGGGTGAGATTACGTTTGTGACGGCAACTGACGGTAATCACGGCCGGGGTGTGGCCTGGACGGCACGGGTGCTGGGACAGAAGGCAGTGGTCTACATGCCGAAAGGTTCGTCGCTCACCCGGCTGCAGCATATTCAAAGTGAAGGAGCGGAAGCCTCGATTACCGAGTTGAATTATGATGAAGCAGTTGATATGGCGGCTGAACAGGCCGGCCATAACGGCTGGGTAGTGGTACAGGACACTGCCTGGGAGGGGTATGAGACCATTCCCGTCTGGATTATGCAGGGTTATGCCCATATTGCGGCTGAGATCATTGACCAGTTTCGGCAAATGGGGCCGGAAAGGCCTACCCATGTGTTTTTACAGGCTGGTGTAGGCTCGTTTGCTGCCGCTATAGCCGGCCATTTTATCGCTGCATTTGGTACTGAGCGGCCGGTGATGGTGCTGGTCGAGCCTAATCAGGCCGATTGCTTTTACCGTTCGGTCCTGGCGGCGGACGGTCGGGAGCGAAGCGTGAGCGGCGACATGGCGACTATTATGGCCGGGCTGGCCTGCGGCAAACCCAATCCGTTAAGTTGGAGTATCATCCGGGACTATGGCGATATGTTTTTCTCCTGTCCCGATTGGGTGACGGCCAAGGGTATGCGGGTGTTGGGCAATTCAGTCGGTCAGGATGAGCGGGTGATAGCAGGAGAGTCGGGGGCGGTTGGCGCCGGTTTGCTGGCTGCTCTCCTGGAGCGAAAAGAGCTGTGGGAAGCGAGAATGGCGTTGGGGTTGGATCAGCATTCCCGGGTGCTGTTAATTAGTACCGAAGGCGATACAGATCCGGCTTCCTATCGTAAAATCGTCTGGGACGGGGCGTATCCGTCCTGGCAGGAGGGGGAGAACCCATGCTAA
- a CDS encoding GAF domain-containing protein, with protein MMIGLQDIRDTVQKTAEAIADVLKIDVEIADAQLIRVAGTGKYREGRGSVMLDGFVYRHVLETGETVLIKNPGNHELCQPCPRQGNCFEDAEMAAPILVQGEPVGVIGLISFEREQTRRLLDNREWMLQFIVKMAELIAGNLTLPETKPERSSLPLNLNHLEKEAIVKALAEFSGDVRSKEKASKLLGISRATLYRKIKEYELS; from the coding sequence ATGATGATAGGTTTGCAGGATATACGGGATACTGTACAGAAAACAGCGGAAGCTATAGCGGACGTGTTAAAGATTGATGTGGAAATTGCCGACGCCCAGTTGATCCGTGTCGCCGGTACTGGCAAGTACCGGGAGGGACGGGGCAGTGTTATGCTGGACGGCTTTGTATACCGCCATGTGCTGGAGACAGGGGAAACAGTACTGATTAAGAATCCGGGCAATCATGAACTATGCCAACCCTGTCCGCGTCAGGGGAACTGTTTTGAAGATGCGGAAATGGCTGCGCCTATTCTGGTGCAAGGTGAGCCTGTCGGGGTGATCGGATTGATCAGCTTTGAACGGGAACAGACTCGACGGCTGCTGGATAATCGGGAATGGATGCTGCAATTTATTGTAAAAATGGCCGAGCTGATTGCCGGCAATTTGACCTTGCCGGAAACAAAACCAGAGCGGTCGTCATTGCCGCTAAACCTGAACCACTTGGAGAAAGAGGCCATTGTCAAAGCTCTGGCCGAGTTTTCCGGCGATGTCCGGAGCAAGGAAAAGGCCTCCAAGTTACTAGGTATTAGCCGGGCGACGCTATACCGTAAAATTAAGGAGTACGAATTATCTTAA
- a CDS encoding aspartate/glutamate racemase family protein codes for MKRPNLLVINPNSSPVMTGDIEATVQVLSDRLHFDFVVTSTPGAPDVLESFRDYTLGGASVLQRLAKQPPDHFDGLLLACFGDPALYALKEQVLLPVTGIAEASFSLALLLGYRFGILAASAKAKPMMESLVLSYGLQARLAGVAALEVPIGDFAGRPGSQEDLMVEKCESLRQAGAEVIILGCAGMTGIGARLQQRTGLTVIDPVVAGCTALWQMIAGGFCPSRTGLYA; via the coding sequence ATGAAACGGCCTAATCTGCTGGTGATTAACCCCAATTCTTCGCCGGTCATGACCGGTGATATTGAAGCAACGGTACAGGTGTTGAGCGACAGACTGCATTTTGATTTTGTAGTTACTTCTACACCGGGAGCGCCGGACGTGCTGGAAAGCTTCCGTGACTATACACTGGGCGGCGCCAGTGTCCTGCAGCGGCTGGCCAAGCAGCCGCCGGACCATTTCGACGGTTTGCTGTTAGCCTGCTTTGGCGATCCGGCTCTCTATGCTTTGAAGGAACAAGTACTGCTGCCGGTTACCGGTATTGCCGAGGCTTCTTTTTCGCTGGCTCTTTTGCTGGGCTACCGGTTTGGTATACTGGCGGCTTCGGCCAAGGCCAAGCCCATGATGGAGTCGCTGGTCCTGTCTTACGGGCTGCAGGCCAGGCTGGCCGGTGTGGCGGCGCTGGAGGTGCCGATCGGTGATTTTGCCGGCCGGCCGGGCAGCCAGGAAGATTTAATGGTGGAAAAATGCGAAAGTTTGCGCCAGGCTGGAGCGGAAGTAATCATTCTTGGTTGTGCCGGAATGACCGGTATTGGGGCACGGCTGCAGCAGCGGACCGGACTGACGGTGATTGACCCGGTGGTGGCAGGCTGTACGGCGCTGTGGCAGATGATTGCCGGCGGCTTTTGTCCTTCCCGCACCGGACTGTATGCGTAA
- a CDS encoding energy-coupling factor ABC transporter ATP-binding protein — protein MTQQSIITVEDLVYCYPDGTRAVNQVTLEVFPGEFIALIGQNGCGKTTLSKVLNGIFKPTSGTVTVDGLDTTRPKVKKQLVTAIGYVFQNPDHQLFNNNVFDEIAYAPRNIGCAESEVRERVGEAARIAGVRPELFGEHPFFLTKGLRQRVAIASILSLKPKVIIVDEPTTGQDYRQSIEIMEFLQELNRQHGHTIIIITHEMDIVAQYAKRAVVMHQGHMLLDGTVREVFGAREILDQASLKPPSLTALAQAWQAYGIDRGIATPEELYRQWRRRCGYETA, from the coding sequence ATGACACAGCAGTCTATTATAACGGTTGAGGATTTGGTATATTGCTATCCCGATGGAACCAGGGCGGTCAATCAAGTGACTCTGGAGGTTTTTCCCGGTGAGTTTATCGCCCTGATCGGGCAAAATGGTTGCGGCAAAACGACCTTGTCCAAGGTGCTTAACGGAATCTTCAAGCCCACTTCGGGCACCGTAACGGTGGACGGACTGGATACTACCCGGCCCAAGGTGAAAAAACAATTGGTTACGGCTATTGGCTATGTTTTTCAAAATCCCGACCATCAATTGTTTAATAATAATGTGTTTGATGAGATTGCCTATGCGCCGCGCAATATTGGCTGCGCGGAAAGTGAAGTGCGCGAGCGGGTCGGCGAGGCGGCCCGGATTGCCGGTGTGCGGCCGGAGCTGTTTGGTGAACATCCTTTCTTTCTGACAAAAGGATTGCGGCAGCGGGTGGCGATCGCCTCTATTCTGTCGTTGAAGCCGAAGGTCATTATTGTCGATGAGCCGACTACCGGCCAGGACTACCGGCAATCGATCGAAATTATGGAGTTTCTGCAGGAACTGAACCGGCAGCATGGTCACACGATCATTATCATTACTCATGAAATGGATATTGTTGCCCAATATGCCAAGCGGGCCGTGGTCATGCACCAGGGGCACATGCTGCTGGACGGAACAGTCAGAGAGGTGTTTGGCGCCCGTGAAATTCTTGATCAGGCATCGCTCAAGCCACCGTCGCTGACTGCTCTGGCCCAGGCCTGGCAGGCATACGGCATTGACCGGGGCATCGCAACGCCGGAGGAACTGTACCGGCAATGGCGTCGGAGGTGCGGTTATGAAACGGCCTAA
- a CDS encoding energy-coupling factor ABC transporter ATP-binding protein, producing MKALEVKHLCWKYSGSESMTLKDISFSLEANRFLGIVGPNEAGKTTLALALRGLIPEHFSGVLQGEIEVFGTTVRSLSSLELAQHIGMVFADPDAQFTAMSVEEEIAFGLENLGLSVEEINERLDWVSELTGIRELLTKPPYDLSGGQKQRVAIAAVLAMKPKIIILDEPTSMLDPHSKDNVFSLLATMKKELQMTIVVIEHNIEKIAELSDEILLLAEGSIRRREKAERFFDDLDGIAASGIRVPDIIRFSYLAAADSPQPKVPVYFEDIRDRLGQELKRGRTS from the coding sequence GTGAAGGCCCTAGAAGTGAAGCATCTGTGCTGGAAGTACAGCGGCAGTGAGTCTATGACGCTCAAGGATATTTCCTTTTCTCTGGAGGCTAACCGTTTTTTAGGTATAGTCGGTCCCAATGAAGCGGGAAAAACAACCTTGGCCCTTGCCTTACGGGGGCTGATTCCTGAGCATTTTTCCGGTGTGCTGCAGGGTGAGATCGAGGTTTTTGGCACGACAGTGAGGTCGCTTAGTTCGCTGGAACTGGCTCAGCATATCGGGATGGTATTTGCCGATCCCGATGCCCAGTTTACGGCGATGAGCGTAGAGGAGGAGATTGCCTTTGGTTTGGAAAATCTAGGGCTGTCGGTGGAAGAAATCAATGAGCGGCTTGACTGGGTAAGCGAGCTGACCGGTATCCGGGAACTGTTGACTAAACCGCCTTATGATCTTTCCGGTGGCCAGAAACAGCGGGTAGCTATTGCCGCTGTGCTGGCCATGAAGCCGAAAATCATCATTTTGGATGAGCCGACCTCCATGCTGGACCCTCACTCGAAGGATAATGTGTTTTCCCTGTTGGCTACCATGAAAAAAGAGCTGCAGATGACCATTGTGGTCATTGAACATAATATTGAAAAGATAGCGGAATTATCCGATGAAATTTTACTCCTGGCGGAGGGCAGTATCCGTCGCCGGGAAAAGGCGGAACGCTTTTTTGACGATCTGGATGGCATTGCCGCCAGCGGGATCCGTGTGCCCGACATCATCCGGTTTTCCTATCTGGCCGCCGCCGACAGTCCGCAGCCGAAGGTGCCGGTTTATTTTGAGGACATCCGCGATAGGCTGGGGCAGGAACTGAAACGGGGGAGAACGTCATGA
- a CDS encoding energy-coupling factor transporter transmembrane component T family protein has protein sequence MAGTQTMQKTILGYVPLESPIYALHPLVRLTLFVITGVIPLFIEMPEGNLAFLLVILGLFLFSRVDLRKLRVYLPMVFTIGIFILAMYIFFPVGKGEPLVLYQAGWVRLEYHSLMWALSVYIRIVALIYASIFYFSTNRERDILVAFRSTGMPFVCSYFLGLSLRSAGMFLEDYRIIREAEEARGLDTEDMSWTGKIKHFAMYMVPLFTLAIRRSDDISMALFAKGTVLTGKVNGRKRSDYLVAKSPVRGGDIAMISGMLAAFLVFVIFEVHTNQFDIGHSLVNRALLASVKGGGE, from the coding sequence ATGGCAGGGACACAGACTATGCAAAAAACCATTTTAGGTTATGTGCCGCTGGAATCACCGATTTATGCCCTGCATCCCCTGGTTCGTCTAACTCTTTTTGTGATTACCGGCGTGATTCCCCTGTTTATTGAAATGCCGGAGGGAAATCTTGCGTTTCTACTGGTTATTCTGGGTTTATTCCTGTTTTCCCGGGTGGATTTGCGCAAGCTGCGGGTGTATTTGCCCATGGTATTCACTATAGGAATATTTATTCTGGCCATGTACATCTTTTTCCCCGTCGGCAAGGGGGAGCCGCTGGTATTGTATCAGGCCGGCTGGGTACGCCTGGAGTACCATTCCCTGATGTGGGCTTTGAGTGTGTACATCCGCATTGTGGCACTTATTTATGCGTCGATTTTTTATTTTTCGACCAACCGGGAAAGGGACATTCTAGTGGCGTTCCGGTCGACGGGCATGCCGTTTGTCTGCTCTTATTTTCTGGGCCTGTCACTGCGGTCGGCAGGCATGTTTCTGGAAGACTACCGGATTATCCGTGAGGCGGAGGAGGCCCGGGGATTGGATACGGAGGATATGTCCTGGACCGGTAAAATCAAGCATTTTGCCATGTATATGGTGCCGCTGTTTACGCTGGCCATCCGGCGCAGCGACGATATCAGCATGGCTTTATTTGCCAAAGGCACCGTGCTGACCGGCAAGGTTAACGGCCGGAAACGGTCCGACTACCTGGTTGCCAAATCGCCGGTGCGGGGCGGCGATATTGCCATGATTTCCGGTATGTTGGCCGCTTTTCTGGTTTTTGTGATCTTTGAAGTGCATACCAATCAGTTTGATATCGGTCATTCACTGGTGAACCGGGCTTTACTGGCCTCGGTAAAGGGGGGAGGAGAGTGA